The sequence GCATTAATCTTTGACTTTGATGACACTCTTGCTCCTGATACAACATCCTCGCTTCTGCAGGAATATGGCATTAACCCAAACGTTTTTTGGAAGAAAGAAGTAAAAAAGTTAGTTCTATCTGGATATGATCCTGCGCACGCATATCTTAATCTTTTAATTAAGAATATAGGAAAAGATAAACCTTTCGGTGAATTAACAAACGGAGATCTTGCTGATTTTGGTAAAAATAAGATAAATAAGCTTTTTTATTCTGGGCTACCAAAACTTTTCGAAGACCTTACTAAAATTGCCAAACGTACAGGAATGGAAATTAAGTTCTTCGTGATTTCGGGTGGCTTGCAAGAAATAATTGAGGGTTGTGGCATTATCCAAGATTATTTTACAGCTGTATATGGATGCCAACTAGCTGGGGATAAAGATAGTGGCATTCTAAAGTATATTAA comes from Thermodesulfobacteriota bacterium and encodes:
- a CDS encoding HAD family hydrolase; the encoded protein is MALIFDFDDTLAPDTTSSLLQEYGINPNVFWKKEVKKLVLSGYDPAHAYLNLLIKNIGKDKPFGELTNGDLADFGKNKINKLFYSGLPKLFEDLTKIAKRTGMEIKFFVISGGLQEIIEGCGIIQDYFTAVYGCQLAGDKDSGILKYIKRCVTFTEKTRYLFEINKGIDPKDTIKNPYLVNKNIPEKSRPIPFKNMIYVGDGLTDIPCFSLIKNNGGLPFGVFDPAKKKSAKTALIQFLKTSRVISSHSPKYGKKDELGSFIRAAVAERCAQVKLKRVQAESE